The following proteins are encoded in a genomic region of Ictalurus punctatus breed USDA103 chromosome 15, Coco_2.0, whole genome shotgun sequence:
- the osbpl2a gene encoding oxysterol-binding protein-related protein 2 isoform X3, which produces MNSEEEFYDAETGLESDDSCEVSFKDASGFENKQASNGCVRSENGVWERRKTLPAPMFSRHDFSIWGFLKKCIGMELSKITMPVVFNEPLSFLQRLTEYMEHTYLLHKACTLSDSIERMQLVAAFAVSAVASQWDRTGKPFNPLLGETYELIREDEGYRLISEQVSHHPPISAFHTESLSQDFRFHGSIYPKLKFWGKSVEAEPKGTMTLELSKHKEAYTWTNPMCCVHNVIIGKLWIEQYGTVEIINHSTGDKCVLNFKPCGMFGKELHRVEGYIQDKSKKKWHVIYGKWTECLYSIDPKVYETNKKAEKKSGDSKKHKQELNTGSDADEMPDVQETVAMIPGSTLLWKITPRPAHSDRMYNFTSFAMTLNELAPGMEGVIAPTDCRLRPDIRSMENGDIDTASQEKERLEEKQRAARRERAKDEEDWSTRWFQQGTNRYTGTSDWIYTGGYFDRKYSDLPDIY; this is translated from the exons ATGAACAGTGAAGAGGAGTTTTATGATGCAGAGACAG GTTTGGAATCAGATGACTCCTGTGAAGTCAGCTTTAAAGATGCCTCTGGTTTTGAGAACAAACAGGCATCTAATGGCTGTGTGCGATCAGAGAATGGAGTGTGGGAACGAAG GAAAACCCTCCCTGCCCCTATGTTCTCCAGACATGACTTCAGTATTTGGGGCttcctgaagaaatgcattggCATG GAGCTGTCCAAGATAACTATGCCTGTGGTTTTTAACGAGCCACTGAGCTTTCTCCAGAGACTTACAGAATACATGGAACACACTTACCTCCTTCATAAAGCTTGCACACTATCTGATTCTATAGAGCGTATGCAG CTCGTTGCTGCATTCGCTGTGTCTGCTGTGGCATCACAGTGGGACAGAACTGGAAAACCTTTTAACCCTTTACTGGGAGAGACCTATGAACTAATAAG GGAAGATGAGGGATACCGGTTGATCTCGGAGCAGGTTAGCCACCATCCCCCAATTAGTGCTTTTCACACTGAATCACTCAGCCAGGACTTTCGGTTCCACGGCTCGATCTATCCCAAACTCAAGTTCTGGGGCAAAAGCGTAGAAGCGGAACCCAAAGGAACTATGACACTAGAGCTATCCAA GCACAAAGAGGCATACACTTGGACAAACCCTATGTGCTGTGTGCACAATGTCATCATAGGCAAATTGTGGATTGAACAGTATGGAACAGTAGAGATCATCAACCACAG CACCGGGGACAAGTGTGTACTCAATTTTAAGCCTTGCGGTATGTTTGGCAAAGAACTACACCGGGTGGAAGGTTATATCCAGGACAAGAG TAAGAAGAAGTGGCATGTTATCTATGGGAAGTGGACAGAGTGCCTGTACTCTATAGATCCAAAGGTCTATGAAACAAACAAGAAGGCCGAAAAGAAGAGTGGAGATTCTAAGAAACACAAGCAG GAACTGAATACTGGTAGTGATGCTGATGAAATGCCAGATGTCCAGGAGACAGTCGCTATGATCCCTGGGAGTACATTACTGTGGAAGATAACCCCCCGACCTGCGCACTCAGATCGG ATGTATAATTTCACCAGCTTTGCCATGACGCTCAATGAACTGGCTCCTGGCATGGAGGGAGTTATAGCACCTACAGACTGCCGCCTGCGACCAGACATAAGATCAATGGAAAACGGAGACATAG ACACTGCAAGTCAAGAGAAGGAGAGGCTGGAGGAGAAGCAGAGAGCTGCACGTAGAGAACGTGCTAAAGATGAGGAGGACTGGTCCACCAG ATGGTTCCAGCAGGGCACAAATCGTTATACAGGAACCTCAGACTGGATCTACACAGGTGGTTACTTTGACAGGAAGTACTCTGACCTCCCTGATATCTACTGA
- the osbpl2a gene encoding oxysterol-binding protein-related protein 2 isoform X1: MSVFQIGHLFCVYCWNNNEVLVGHIQTAALEEQCSFTDDTIINSIMNSEEEFYDAETGLESDDSCEVSFKDASGFENKQASNGCVRSENGVWERRKTLPAPMFSRHDFSIWGFLKKCIGMELSKITMPVVFNEPLSFLQRLTEYMEHTYLLHKACTLSDSIERMQLVAAFAVSAVASQWDRTGKPFNPLLGETYELIREDEGYRLISEQVSHHPPISAFHTESLSQDFRFHGSIYPKLKFWGKSVEAEPKGTMTLELSKHKEAYTWTNPMCCVHNVIIGKLWIEQYGTVEIINHSTGDKCVLNFKPCGMFGKELHRVEGYIQDKSKKKWHVIYGKWTECLYSIDPKVYETNKKAEKKSGDSKKHKQELNTGSDADEMPDVQETVAMIPGSTLLWKITPRPAHSDRMYNFTSFAMTLNELAPGMEGVIAPTDCRLRPDIRSMENGDIDTASQEKERLEEKQRAARRERAKDEEDWSTRWFQQGTNRYTGTSDWIYTGGYFDRKYSDLPDIY, from the exons ATGTCTGTCTTCCAAATTGGACACTTGTTCTGTGTTTACTGCTGGAATAATAACGAGGTATTAG TAGGACATATACAGACTGCTGCTTTGGAGGAACAATGCTCTTTCACTGACGACACCATTATTAACTCCATCATGAACAGTGAAGAGGAGTTTTATGATGCAGAGACAG GTTTGGAATCAGATGACTCCTGTGAAGTCAGCTTTAAAGATGCCTCTGGTTTTGAGAACAAACAGGCATCTAATGGCTGTGTGCGATCAGAGAATGGAGTGTGGGAACGAAG GAAAACCCTCCCTGCCCCTATGTTCTCCAGACATGACTTCAGTATTTGGGGCttcctgaagaaatgcattggCATG GAGCTGTCCAAGATAACTATGCCTGTGGTTTTTAACGAGCCACTGAGCTTTCTCCAGAGACTTACAGAATACATGGAACACACTTACCTCCTTCATAAAGCTTGCACACTATCTGATTCTATAGAGCGTATGCAG CTCGTTGCTGCATTCGCTGTGTCTGCTGTGGCATCACAGTGGGACAGAACTGGAAAACCTTTTAACCCTTTACTGGGAGAGACCTATGAACTAATAAG GGAAGATGAGGGATACCGGTTGATCTCGGAGCAGGTTAGCCACCATCCCCCAATTAGTGCTTTTCACACTGAATCACTCAGCCAGGACTTTCGGTTCCACGGCTCGATCTATCCCAAACTCAAGTTCTGGGGCAAAAGCGTAGAAGCGGAACCCAAAGGAACTATGACACTAGAGCTATCCAA GCACAAAGAGGCATACACTTGGACAAACCCTATGTGCTGTGTGCACAATGTCATCATAGGCAAATTGTGGATTGAACAGTATGGAACAGTAGAGATCATCAACCACAG CACCGGGGACAAGTGTGTACTCAATTTTAAGCCTTGCGGTATGTTTGGCAAAGAACTACACCGGGTGGAAGGTTATATCCAGGACAAGAG TAAGAAGAAGTGGCATGTTATCTATGGGAAGTGGACAGAGTGCCTGTACTCTATAGATCCAAAGGTCTATGAAACAAACAAGAAGGCCGAAAAGAAGAGTGGAGATTCTAAGAAACACAAGCAG GAACTGAATACTGGTAGTGATGCTGATGAAATGCCAGATGTCCAGGAGACAGTCGCTATGATCCCTGGGAGTACATTACTGTGGAAGATAACCCCCCGACCTGCGCACTCAGATCGG ATGTATAATTTCACCAGCTTTGCCATGACGCTCAATGAACTGGCTCCTGGCATGGAGGGAGTTATAGCACCTACAGACTGCCGCCTGCGACCAGACATAAGATCAATGGAAAACGGAGACATAG ACACTGCAAGTCAAGAGAAGGAGAGGCTGGAGGAGAAGCAGAGAGCTGCACGTAGAGAACGTGCTAAAGATGAGGAGGACTGGTCCACCAG ATGGTTCCAGCAGGGCACAAATCGTTATACAGGAACCTCAGACTGGATCTACACAGGTGGTTACTTTGACAGGAAGTACTCTGACCTCCCTGATATCTACTGA
- the osbpl2a gene encoding oxysterol-binding protein-related protein 2 isoform X2 — MSVFQIGHLFCVYCWNNNEVLGHIQTAALEEQCSFTDDTIINSIMNSEEEFYDAETGLESDDSCEVSFKDASGFENKQASNGCVRSENGVWERRKTLPAPMFSRHDFSIWGFLKKCIGMELSKITMPVVFNEPLSFLQRLTEYMEHTYLLHKACTLSDSIERMQLVAAFAVSAVASQWDRTGKPFNPLLGETYELIREDEGYRLISEQVSHHPPISAFHTESLSQDFRFHGSIYPKLKFWGKSVEAEPKGTMTLELSKHKEAYTWTNPMCCVHNVIIGKLWIEQYGTVEIINHSTGDKCVLNFKPCGMFGKELHRVEGYIQDKSKKKWHVIYGKWTECLYSIDPKVYETNKKAEKKSGDSKKHKQELNTGSDADEMPDVQETVAMIPGSTLLWKITPRPAHSDRMYNFTSFAMTLNELAPGMEGVIAPTDCRLRPDIRSMENGDIDTASQEKERLEEKQRAARRERAKDEEDWSTRWFQQGTNRYTGTSDWIYTGGYFDRKYSDLPDIY, encoded by the exons ATGTCTGTCTTCCAAATTGGACACTTGTTCTGTGTTTACTGCTGGAATAATAACGAGGTATTAG GACATATACAGACTGCTGCTTTGGAGGAACAATGCTCTTTCACTGACGACACCATTATTAACTCCATCATGAACAGTGAAGAGGAGTTTTATGATGCAGAGACAG GTTTGGAATCAGATGACTCCTGTGAAGTCAGCTTTAAAGATGCCTCTGGTTTTGAGAACAAACAGGCATCTAATGGCTGTGTGCGATCAGAGAATGGAGTGTGGGAACGAAG GAAAACCCTCCCTGCCCCTATGTTCTCCAGACATGACTTCAGTATTTGGGGCttcctgaagaaatgcattggCATG GAGCTGTCCAAGATAACTATGCCTGTGGTTTTTAACGAGCCACTGAGCTTTCTCCAGAGACTTACAGAATACATGGAACACACTTACCTCCTTCATAAAGCTTGCACACTATCTGATTCTATAGAGCGTATGCAG CTCGTTGCTGCATTCGCTGTGTCTGCTGTGGCATCACAGTGGGACAGAACTGGAAAACCTTTTAACCCTTTACTGGGAGAGACCTATGAACTAATAAG GGAAGATGAGGGATACCGGTTGATCTCGGAGCAGGTTAGCCACCATCCCCCAATTAGTGCTTTTCACACTGAATCACTCAGCCAGGACTTTCGGTTCCACGGCTCGATCTATCCCAAACTCAAGTTCTGGGGCAAAAGCGTAGAAGCGGAACCCAAAGGAACTATGACACTAGAGCTATCCAA GCACAAAGAGGCATACACTTGGACAAACCCTATGTGCTGTGTGCACAATGTCATCATAGGCAAATTGTGGATTGAACAGTATGGAACAGTAGAGATCATCAACCACAG CACCGGGGACAAGTGTGTACTCAATTTTAAGCCTTGCGGTATGTTTGGCAAAGAACTACACCGGGTGGAAGGTTATATCCAGGACAAGAG TAAGAAGAAGTGGCATGTTATCTATGGGAAGTGGACAGAGTGCCTGTACTCTATAGATCCAAAGGTCTATGAAACAAACAAGAAGGCCGAAAAGAAGAGTGGAGATTCTAAGAAACACAAGCAG GAACTGAATACTGGTAGTGATGCTGATGAAATGCCAGATGTCCAGGAGACAGTCGCTATGATCCCTGGGAGTACATTACTGTGGAAGATAACCCCCCGACCTGCGCACTCAGATCGG ATGTATAATTTCACCAGCTTTGCCATGACGCTCAATGAACTGGCTCCTGGCATGGAGGGAGTTATAGCACCTACAGACTGCCGCCTGCGACCAGACATAAGATCAATGGAAAACGGAGACATAG ACACTGCAAGTCAAGAGAAGGAGAGGCTGGAGGAGAAGCAGAGAGCTGCACGTAGAGAACGTGCTAAAGATGAGGAGGACTGGTCCACCAG ATGGTTCCAGCAGGGCACAAATCGTTATACAGGAACCTCAGACTGGATCTACACAGGTGGTTACTTTGACAGGAAGTACTCTGACCTCCCTGATATCTACTGA